The following proteins come from a genomic window of Gimesia chilikensis:
- a CDS encoding WD40 repeat domain-containing protein: MVTGQYSPRAAYRFSLFRQSGARRVQPRWEDSEWELKEKFRELQSPDDPALDILALIELRQRAEAVFVNWHKDQFKSLPSDEDRRWFLEQVKALTTPATFFTWAGSETKAPLYHPLPVIQRKAVGSETKIIEKASQLSEFLIQLQQEQSRQGVLITTRSGGGKTVACRQADLLFLGMQQRAADEQKRQPSSATIPVWISLQHATGFKQEIASHMKGKSYQEQIDLDMMIKLLVANAHKELATTDDELLARQRAMHRQLHFGPSLVLFFDLNHANELDRELYTEAIIAFQKHPQLGKKHRCVVVYRGAGKGDRVIQRLLSNTDHHWPGFQEYDLKTIEDKQAIDYCGQIREFEQRLWKDSENGLTNQINEQFKKQKPDLVPCKLVLDGSEQQTRTLLQQLIRRSRMAKSYESDSKQAREEDNDSLISVPLLMHWVSLLDPQVLSRIANLTHLYREIVSQHLRREHPQMGLHQNLIDLKIYQTGEAKNRKPVTGKIVTGMTRIALAILAQGAGTTIEVDEACELLEDPSEYPEDDSRDWHLKSSNMPSLAKSDYNHQEFTPEEAQAILRHGLFRQEGDQLRFAHDSLIYYFAGMALREFKKPGKPGTSSILPETWAAAIADILLQNPDRWVLPAEFLGGAMLLPPENGRLKGQPSQALRELVMRLAAFWPDLPRDEAIAFMEPVPKLASRLCSTQPRDWVLQQVYKATNDHNRFAWKHPHLLLQEVMNRCRWFGAPGNEVEQWARQLDVPLEEGSSSRNTRRPGWLKKKLGLRLSDTLTIEGAHTGSIDRLTVYEGLDGPRIVSVGGDKRIVIIDPLTGAIEQTFNYAHTGSIKSLIVYEGPNGPRFVSVGQDNRIVIIIPETGEVERRLTVNHKGSVDSLTVYEGPDGPRIVSVRYDSKGFFIGDPKILISDLRTGTVERIIEVAHTGRINRVTVYAGPDGPRIISEGDDNRVVISDPRTGTVERTIKNIHTEIMHIAYIALNDARIFSKTSDQRIFNIDPWTGTFEQISWEYISALMVNYEGPEGPRIVTVDDDKRIVITIPETGEVERRLTVKHKGSINSLTVYEGPDGPRIVSVGNHSRIVISNPGTGIVERTIKGAHKGMVTTLSVYDTPKGLRIVSTGGDRRIVISDPRTGTIERTIKGAHKGRITLVTVYDTPKGLRIVSTGEDRRIVISDPLTGTVERTIKEAHRNLINCVEVYEGPEGPRIVTVVDDKRIVISNPRTGIIERTIEGAHTDQISSVGAYEGPDGLRIVSAGDDKRIVFIDPQTGIIERTIEGAHTNWIKSMLMCTGPDGLQIVSVSDDKRIVIIDPQTGIIERTINGAHASSIDRLTVYHGPDGPRIVSVGDDSRIVISDPRTGTVERTIEGVHTSWIRSMIMHAGPDGPRIVTAGSDNRIVINDPRTGTIKRTTEEAHTDKINSVTVYIGPEGPWIISAGNDRRIVISDLRTGTIERTIEGVHTYSIRSVIVFAGPDGPRIVSVGDDSRIVISDPQTGTVERILKGAHSGWINSVTVYGDPKDPRIVSAGNDKRIVISNPKIGTVERTIEGAHTGLIKSMIVYAGPEGPRIVSAGTDKRIVIINPRTGTIERTIEGAHTGWISSLAVYSGPDGLRIISVGRDQRIVIIDPQTGTIERTIKGVNTDWISNVHVYDWLDGPLIISVCNDGKTKLWSLESILASRKNSSSCAQPIITLFVQANYIAIDQASNSLICGVGKRLDVYEFMTN, from the coding sequence ATGGTCACCGGTCAGTATTCTCCCCGCGCGGCATATCGTTTCTCCCTGTTCCGTCAATCCGGAGCCAGACGGGTTCAGCCTCGCTGGGAGGATTCTGAATGGGAGCTGAAAGAAAAGTTTCGAGAGCTGCAAAGTCCCGACGACCCGGCCCTGGATATCCTGGCCCTGATAGAACTCAGGCAGCGGGCTGAGGCGGTCTTTGTTAACTGGCACAAAGATCAGTTCAAGTCGTTACCTTCCGATGAGGATCGACGCTGGTTTCTGGAGCAGGTCAAGGCTCTGACCACACCCGCCACATTTTTCACCTGGGCTGGCTCTGAAACGAAAGCTCCTCTGTATCATCCGCTCCCGGTGATCCAGCGCAAAGCAGTGGGCTCGGAAACCAAAATCATCGAAAAGGCCAGCCAGCTGAGTGAGTTTCTGATTCAATTGCAGCAGGAACAGAGTCGACAGGGCGTACTGATTACCACCCGCAGCGGCGGTGGAAAAACCGTGGCCTGCCGCCAGGCGGACTTACTGTTTCTGGGGATGCAGCAACGGGCAGCAGACGAACAGAAACGGCAACCGTCTTCGGCAACGATCCCCGTCTGGATATCGTTGCAGCATGCGACCGGATTCAAACAAGAAATAGCCTCACATATGAAGGGAAAGTCGTATCAGGAGCAAATCGATCTGGATATGATGATCAAACTTCTCGTGGCGAATGCCCATAAAGAGCTCGCGACTACAGACGACGAACTCCTGGCACGCCAGCGGGCCATGCATCGACAGCTGCACTTCGGTCCATCGCTGGTCCTGTTCTTTGATCTCAACCATGCCAATGAGCTGGACCGGGAACTGTATACAGAAGCTATCATTGCCTTCCAGAAGCACCCCCAGCTGGGCAAAAAACACCGCTGCGTCGTGGTGTATCGCGGCGCCGGTAAAGGCGACCGCGTGATACAGCGACTGCTCTCGAATACCGATCATCATTGGCCCGGATTTCAGGAGTACGATCTGAAAACGATCGAAGATAAGCAGGCCATCGATTATTGTGGCCAAATCCGTGAATTTGAACAGCGGCTGTGGAAGGATTCCGAGAACGGGCTGACGAATCAGATCAACGAGCAGTTTAAGAAACAGAAGCCGGACCTGGTCCCCTGTAAGCTGGTTCTGGATGGTAGTGAGCAGCAGACCCGCACGCTGCTGCAACAGCTCATTCGTCGGTCCCGGATGGCCAAATCATATGAGAGCGACTCGAAACAGGCCAGGGAAGAAGATAACGACTCACTGATCAGCGTTCCTCTGCTGATGCACTGGGTTTCGTTGCTGGATCCCCAGGTCCTGTCACGCATCGCCAATCTGACGCACCTGTATCGGGAGATCGTGAGCCAGCATCTGAGACGCGAACATCCGCAAATGGGCCTTCATCAGAATCTGATTGATTTAAAAATATATCAGACGGGTGAAGCGAAAAACAGAAAACCTGTGACCGGAAAAATTGTCACGGGGATGACCAGAATTGCCTTGGCGATTCTAGCACAAGGGGCCGGCACGACTATTGAAGTCGACGAAGCCTGTGAACTGCTGGAAGATCCGTCCGAGTATCCCGAGGATGATTCTCGGGACTGGCATCTCAAGAGTTCTAATATGCCGTCGTTAGCGAAGTCGGACTACAATCACCAGGAATTTACACCGGAAGAAGCGCAGGCCATTCTCCGCCATGGTCTGTTTCGGCAGGAAGGAGACCAGCTACGGTTTGCCCATGATTCGTTGATTTACTATTTCGCAGGAATGGCATTGCGAGAATTTAAAAAACCGGGGAAACCGGGAACCAGCAGTATCTTGCCGGAGACCTGGGCTGCAGCGATTGCTGATATTCTGCTTCAAAATCCTGATCGCTGGGTGCTACCAGCCGAGTTTCTAGGAGGGGCAATGCTTCTGCCCCCGGAAAACGGCAGGCTGAAAGGGCAGCCTTCTCAAGCGCTGAGAGAACTGGTAATGCGACTGGCAGCCTTCTGGCCTGATTTACCTCGTGACGAAGCAATCGCGTTCATGGAGCCGGTGCCGAAACTGGCCTCGCGTCTCTGTAGTACACAACCGCGTGACTGGGTCTTGCAGCAGGTTTATAAGGCAACCAACGATCACAACCGGTTTGCGTGGAAGCATCCTCATCTGCTGTTGCAGGAAGTAATGAACCGTTGTCGCTGGTTTGGTGCTCCAGGTAATGAGGTGGAGCAGTGGGCCAGGCAACTAGATGTGCCTCTTGAAGAAGGCTCATCTTCAAGAAACACCAGAAGGCCTGGGTGGCTGAAGAAAAAGCTGGGATTACGTCTTTCGGATACATTAACCATTGAGGGGGCCCATACAGGCTCAATTGACCGTTTAACAGTGTATGAGGGACTTGATGGCCCGCGAATCGTATCGGTGGGGGGGGACAAACGAATTGTAATCATTGATCCCCTGACCGGTGCCATCGAGCAGACCTTTAATTACGCCCATACAGGATCAATTAAAAGTTTGATTGTGTATGAGGGACCGAATGGGCCTCGGTTTGTCTCGGTGGGGCAAGACAATCGGATCGTGATCATTATTCCTGAAACCGGGGAAGTGGAGCGGCGCCTAACGGTAAATCATAAGGGCTCAGTTGACAGTTTAACCGTATATGAGGGGCCTGATGGCCCGCGGATTGTCTCGGTGAGGTACGACAGCAAAGGGTTCTTTATCGGTGATCCAAAGATCTTGATCAGTGATCTACGGACCGGAACCGTCGAGCGCATCATTGAAGTCGCTCATACCGGCAGGATTAACAGAGTGACTGTGTATGCCGGTCCTGATGGCCCACGGATTATCTCCGAGGGTGACGACAATCGAGTTGTGATCAGTGATCCCCGGACCGGTACGGTGGAGCGGACGATCAAAAATATCCATACAGAAATAATGCACATCGCGTATATCGCCCTTAATGATGCGCGGATCTTCTCGAAGACGAGTGACCAAAGGATCTTTAACATTGATCCATGGACCGGAACCTTCGAACAGATCTCCTGGGAATACATTTCTGCACTTATGGTGAACTATGAAGGTCCGGAGGGGCCCCGAATCGTCACAGTGGATGACGACAAACGGATCGTGATCACTATTCCTGAAACCGGGGAAGTGGAGCGGCGCCTAACGGTAAAACATAAGGGCTCAATTAACAGTTTAACCGTATATGAGGGGCCAGATGGCCCACGGATTGTCTCGGTTGGAAACCACAGTCGGATAGTGATCAGTAATCCCGGTACCGGAATTGTCGAGCGGACCATCAAGGGGGCCCATAAAGGGATGGTAACCACTTTGTCCGTATATGATACTCCTAAGGGGCTGCGAATTGTTTCAACGGGGGGGGACCGACGGATCGTGATCAGCGATCCCCGAACCGGAACCATTGAACGGACCATCAAGGGGGCCCATAAAGGGAGGATAACCCTTGTGACCGTATATGATACTCCTAAGGGGCTGCGAATTGTTTCAACGGGGGAGGACCGACGGATCGTAATCAGCGATCCCCTTACCGGAACCGTTGAGCGAACCATCAAGGAAGCTCATAGAAACTTGATTAACTGCGTAGAGGTCTATGAAGGTCCGGAGGGTCCGCGGATTGTCACAGTGGTTGACGACAAACGGATCGTGATCAGTAATCCCCGTACCGGAATTATCGAGCGGACAATCGAGGGCGCCCATACAGACCAAATTAGCAGTGTAGGGGCCTATGAGGGACCAGATGGCCTGCGGATCGTCTCGGCGGGTGACGACAAACGGATCGTGTTCATTGATCCTCAGACCGGAATCATCGAGCGGACAATCGAGGGCGCCCATACAAACTGGATTAAAAGCATGTTGATGTGCACCGGTCCAGATGGCCTGCAGATCGTCTCGGTGAGTGACGACAAACGGATCGTGATCATTGATCCCCAGACCGGAATCATCGAGCGAACAATCAATGGGGCTCATGCAAGCTCAATTGACCGTTTAACCGTATATCACGGTCCTGATGGCCCACGGATTGTCTCGGTGGGTGACGACAGTCGGATTGTGATCAGTGATCCTCGAACAGGAACTGTCGAGCGGACCATCGAAGGCGTCCATACAAGCTGGATTAGAAGTATGATCATGCACGCAGGTCCTGATGGCCCAAGGATCGTCACAGCAGGGAGTGATAATCGGATTGTGATCAATGACCCACGGACCGGAACGATCAAGCGGACCACTGAGGAAGCCCATACAGATAAGATTAACAGTGTGACTGTGTATATTGGCCCGGAGGGGCCGTGGATCATCTCAGCAGGAAACGACCGACGGATTGTGATCAGTGATCTCCGTACCGGAACCATCGAGCGGACGATTGAGGGGGTTCATACTTACTCGATTAGAAGTGTGATCGTGTTTGCCGGTCCTGATGGCCCACGGATTGTCTCGGTGGGTGACGACAGTCGGATTGTGATCAGTGATCCCCAAACCGGTACAGTCGAACGGATTCTCAAGGGGGCCCACTCAGGTTGGATTAACAGTGTAACCGTGTATGGGGATCCGAAGGACCCGCGGATCGTCTCGGCGGGCAATGATAAACGGATTGTGATCAGTAATCCAAAGATTGGAACCGTCGAACGAACCATTGAGGGCGCCCATACAGGCTTGATTAAGAGTATGATTGTGTATGCCGGTCCTGAGGGCCCGAGGATCGTCTCAGCAGGGACTGACAAACGTATTGTGATAATTAATCCCCGTACCGGAACCATCGAGCGGACTATCGAGGGTGCCCATACAGGCTGGATTAGCAGTTTGGCTGTGTATTCCGGTCCTGATGGCTTGCGGATCATCTCGGTGGGGAGGGATCAACGTATCGTGATCATTGATCCCCAGACCGGAACCATCGAACGGACCATTAAAGGTGTCAATACAGACTGGATTAGCAATGTGCACGTGTATGACTGGCTCGATGGCCCGCTGATTATTTCGGTATGCAATGATGGAAAAACAAAACTTTGGAGTCTTGAATCGATTCTTGCCTCAAGAAAAAATTCTTCGTCTTGCGCACAGCCCATCATAACTCTTTTTGTTCAAGCAAATTATATAGCGATCGACCAAGCCAGCAATAGTCTGATCTGTGGTGTTGGAAAACGTCTGGATGTTTATGAATTCATGACGAATTGA
- a CDS encoding tetratricopeptide repeat protein, with protein MTKSTIAEINELADAYYFQGSKDEMSIYDWIDANYSLRHKSWRQLAETGYSGYYWLLGIACQTQAPWKYKAPENPVIYVPPLASEANAASKSLFRLEAESGCQYSQYEHASVFLRRKNCSSAFRWYLASANQGFSPAMHAVGIFYLNSWSVAADYDQAYCWVSRAAEKGLSHSQLTLALFYRDGIGVPRDIEEARKRLQCLSSSGHFEAGLYLRKLEN; from the coding sequence ATGACAAAATCAACAATCGCTGAGATTAATGAATTAGCTGACGCTTACTACTTTCAAGGATCGAAAGATGAGATGTCTATTTACGACTGGATAGACGCCAATTACTCATTGCGGCATAAGTCATGGAGGCAGTTAGCTGAAACTGGATATTCGGGCTATTACTGGCTGTTGGGGATAGCATGCCAGACTCAAGCCCCCTGGAAGTATAAAGCACCAGAAAATCCCGTCATCTATGTTCCACCACTAGCGTCGGAAGCAAACGCTGCGAGCAAATCGTTATTCCGACTGGAAGCAGAATCTGGATGTCAATATTCGCAATACGAGCATGCCAGTGTGTTCTTAAGACGAAAAAATTGTTCGTCAGCATTTCGGTGGTATCTTGCATCAGCGAATCAAGGCTTCTCACCAGCAATGCATGCCGTTGGTATCTTCTATTTAAATTCATGGAGTGTGGCCGCTGATTATGACCAGGCATATTGCTGGGTCTCGCGTGCAGCTGAAAAAGGACTTTCTCATTCGCAACTTACGCTTGCCCTGTTTTATCGGGATGGTATCGGCGTGCCACGGGATATTGAAGAGGCGAGAAAGCGACTTCAATGTCTGAGCTCTTCAGGGCATTTTGAGGCGGGTTTGTATTTGCGAAAACTGGAAAATTGA
- a CDS encoding AAA family ATPase: MNSECSSTCIKLEESTSSKRGDVVIEQFRQIPSDEIDRLCGNGPALLGIIRDSYHWADCGYASFKEFVRNECPFGLRKAQELIRIHRVFGELELTSEQLNSIEWSKAATVLRVINRDNRDSLLDALTTESLREIRQRVQRMIALQSHLEESPVHKGQVVSPGVKKSVRLVDSSSDLIDWRLPRPDESEFYVAPKVWDQICFEAAHSGCVLLVGPSGCGKSTLVEKFAQRSKRPLAKFNFGAMSDPRSALIGNTHLSRAKGTTFKKSNFVSAIESPNTCVLLDEVSRSGCDPWNIILTLLDHQGYLCLDESEDSAIIHRAENVCFFGTANAGLEYTGTSQLDKALTGRFHSVIPLDFPPFDKELAILLSGCPGLDDQDAKQMLRIAQRQRDQADEGDFLTKISTRLLLAAGRQVAGGISLVNALEFCILNHFFLDDDGGDVGERARLQQLFARFVE, from the coding sequence ATGAATTCTGAATGTAGTAGCACATGTATCAAACTGGAAGAATCCACCTCATCCAAGAGAGGAGATGTCGTTATTGAACAATTTCGTCAAATACCATCAGACGAAATCGATCGGTTGTGCGGAAACGGCCCTGCATTGCTCGGCATTATCAGAGATTCATACCACTGGGCCGATTGTGGGTATGCATCGTTCAAAGAGTTCGTCCGCAACGAATGTCCCTTCGGTCTCCGCAAAGCACAGGAGTTGATCCGTATTCACAGAGTCTTCGGAGAGCTTGAACTGACGTCCGAGCAATTAAATTCGATCGAGTGGTCTAAAGCCGCGACCGTATTACGCGTCATCAATAGAGACAATCGTGACAGCCTGCTTGATGCACTAACCACAGAATCACTCCGTGAGATTCGTCAACGTGTGCAAAGAATGATCGCACTTCAGTCACATCTTGAAGAGTCGCCAGTGCACAAAGGGCAAGTTGTTTCACCTGGAGTAAAGAAAAGTGTACGACTCGTGGACTCTAGCTCAGACTTAATAGACTGGCGACTACCTCGGCCAGATGAGTCCGAGTTCTACGTTGCGCCGAAAGTCTGGGATCAAATCTGTTTTGAAGCAGCTCATAGTGGATGTGTTTTACTGGTAGGACCTTCCGGGTGCGGAAAGTCAACGCTCGTTGAAAAATTCGCGCAACGATCTAAACGCCCATTAGCCAAATTCAATTTTGGCGCGATGAGTGATCCGCGCTCGGCCCTCATCGGGAACACTCATTTGAGTCGGGCCAAGGGAACAACATTCAAAAAATCCAATTTTGTGTCGGCTATTGAGTCTCCGAATACTTGTGTGCTTCTGGATGAGGTCAGTCGTTCTGGGTGCGATCCCTGGAATATTATCCTGACATTGCTTGACCACCAGGGGTATCTGTGCCTGGATGAAAGTGAAGATTCTGCCATCATCCACAGAGCAGAGAATGTCTGCTTTTTCGGCACTGCAAACGCTGGTTTGGAGTACACAGGTACTTCACAGTTGGACAAAGCATTAACAGGTCGATTCCATTCAGTCATCCCCCTCGACTTTCCTCCGTTTGATAAAGAGCTGGCCATCCTGCTTTCAGGCTGTCCTGGTCTGGATGATCAAGATGCCAAGCAGATGTTACGGATCGCACAGCGACAACGCGATCAGGCTGACGAAGGTGATTTTCTGACAAAAATCTCGACTCGTCTGCTGCTTGCAGCAGGTCGACAAGTCGCTGGTGGCATCAGTCTCGTGAATGCACTTGAGTTCTGCATACTGAATCACTTTTTCCTGGATGACGATGGAGGCGACGTTGGTGAGCGAGCGCGTCTTCAGCAACTCTTTGCTCGATTTGTCGAATAA
- a CDS encoding ATP-binding protein, protein MTYNTNNRPHDADDFDREREPRRDSAVYQKSTEESLQIALNQLDKKEGIMRTRIEGVWDGVYPGLYLFGPHGTGKTYKVLETLNRIQGESPHSKNYVYHRGHLTPMGLFELIEEHSNEILVLDDVHLLFEQPLAQQLLLAALGNHVNGVRVVKYKRQGRDRKTVFHGGLICISNLDMNNSYNDPVLDALSSRTHIIRYEPNELEMEAVIRDLASKGWERNTGEHVFYLRPQQCQLVADFLIAECRERSRRLDLRLYLDKALSDFCHCESGDTEVEWRDLIRSTLDQEVNQPEYSEKQQFTVSREARKAQDKAILAEILAEHNEPEARIAAWTLQTGKCRRTFYRRLKELEES, encoded by the coding sequence ATGACCTATAACACAAACAATCGGCCGCACGATGCAGACGATTTTGATCGAGAACGGGAGCCGCGCCGCGACTCAGCAGTTTATCAAAAGTCAACTGAGGAGTCGTTGCAAATTGCCCTGAATCAACTGGACAAGAAGGAGGGGATTATGCGCACACGGATTGAAGGTGTCTGGGATGGAGTTTATCCTGGCCTCTATCTCTTCGGCCCTCATGGCACAGGCAAAACGTACAAAGTCCTCGAAACCCTCAACCGCATCCAGGGGGAAAGTCCGCACTCAAAAAACTACGTCTATCACCGCGGACATCTGACTCCCATGGGACTGTTTGAGCTGATCGAAGAACACAGTAATGAGATACTGGTCCTCGATGATGTTCATCTCTTATTCGAGCAGCCACTCGCCCAGCAGTTGCTGCTGGCAGCATTGGGTAATCACGTCAACGGCGTTCGAGTAGTGAAATACAAACGCCAGGGACGTGATCGCAAAACGGTATTCCATGGCGGACTGATCTGCATCTCCAATCTCGATATGAATAACAGCTACAATGATCCGGTACTGGATGCACTCAGCAGTCGAACCCATATCATTCGCTACGAACCGAATGAGCTGGAGATGGAAGCGGTAATCCGCGATCTGGCTTCAAAGGGATGGGAAAGAAACACGGGTGAACATGTCTTTTACTTACGTCCACAGCAGTGTCAACTTGTTGCTGACTTTCTGATCGCCGAATGTCGAGAGCGAAGTCGTCGCCTGGATCTGAGACTGTATCTGGATAAAGCTTTGTCGGACTTCTGCCATTGCGAGAGCGGTGATACCGAAGTCGAGTGGCGCGATCTGATTCGCAGCACGCTGGACCAGGAAGTGAATCAACCAGAATACAGTGAAAAACAGCAATTCACTGTCTCTCGCGAGGCTCGCAAGGCTCAGGATAAGGCTATTCTCGCTGAGATTCTTGCCGAACATAATGAACCAGAAGCACGAATTGCCGCCTGGACATTGCAGACCGGAAAATGCAGGCGGACATTCTACCGCCGGCTTAAGGAGCTCGAGGAATCGTGA
- a CDS encoding nucleotidyl transferase AbiEii/AbiGii toxin family protein: MVNGLMYFLRHFDGLQDDFVLIGGTACDLWMGDNGLEFRATKDLDIVIVTESLTPEFFQRFWEFVEEGQYASLEQSESRPSFYRFKNPSHDGHPKMIELFTRNYLEVPSKYHLTPVPAEHDISSLSAIILGDDYYNFILSSRLIIEGVPTIPVQCLIPLKARAYLDLVNRREDGEQIDSRQIKKHRNDVFNLYRTLAPADRHQLPETLASDLSSFLKYFAEALEDWPAINTAVPNLPPPGQIVNQLRENFGLIP; the protein is encoded by the coding sequence ATGGTAAATGGTTTAATGTATTTCCTGAGGCACTTCGACGGACTTCAGGATGATTTTGTATTGATAGGAGGAACGGCCTGCGACCTCTGGATGGGCGACAACGGATTAGAATTTCGGGCGACAAAAGACCTCGATATCGTGATTGTCACAGAGTCTCTGACACCAGAGTTCTTTCAGCGTTTCTGGGAGTTTGTTGAAGAGGGGCAATATGCGAGTCTGGAGCAAAGCGAGTCGCGTCCATCGTTTTACCGATTCAAGAACCCATCACACGATGGTCATCCCAAAATGATAGAGTTATTCACGCGAAACTATCTGGAAGTACCGAGTAAATACCATCTGACACCCGTTCCTGCCGAGCATGACATTTCAAGTCTGTCCGCGATCATCCTGGGTGACGACTACTACAATTTCATTCTTTCCTCTCGTTTGATAATTGAGGGAGTCCCCACGATTCCAGTTCAATGTCTGATCCCGCTCAAGGCACGTGCTTACCTCGATCTTGTTAATCGCAGGGAGGACGGCGAACAGATCGATAGTCGGCAGATCAAAAAGCACCGAAATGACGTATTCAACTTATATCGAACATTAGCCCCTGCAGATCGCCACCAGCTGCCTGAGACACTTGCGAGTGACCTAAGCTCCTTCCTGAAATATTTCGCTGAAGCTTTAGAGGACTGGCCTGCTATCAATACGGCAGTTCCCAACTTGCCCCCACCGGGGCAAATAGTGAATCAGTTACGAGAAAACTTCGGATTGATACCCTGA